A DNA window from Allokutzneria albata contains the following coding sequences:
- a CDS encoding alpha/beta hydrolase — protein MRTTAAALLALGVALTAVPAPGSAKAAPALDWKPCTEGATAQCSTLTVPLDRANSSGKIELAVSRAPARDPGRRLGVLMFNPGGPGTGTADLVANQPQTFFPTEILDRFDVIGVDFRGTGKSTPVQCALPAHDPLVDRFPTIAPGVAKLVGSNAAFAESCVAKTGPVMAHLDTATIARDLDALREALGEKQISYLGISYGTMLGQAYAELFPHRLRALALDGVVDRSLPTAQLLRDNAEATRDGWTYFVDWCAREASCALHGKDVRQVLRDVLARADRGELKDGDKAVTAREVQANVTASLNLAGLLPALAKGLLAASTGDGTQVSKGMFSLPSYASYRSIICQDVPARFDLPAAVRESRALNPDLGGYSEFWDIASGCVGWTQPTRWHPHPWRAAPRSTLLVSGEHDVATPRVWAENAHRQIPGSHLLTWRGLGHSTWTGNNRCAHLAIRNYLLTLAAPTAQC, from the coding sequence GTGCGAACAACCGCAGCCGCCCTGCTCGCACTCGGCGTGGCGCTCACCGCGGTGCCCGCGCCGGGGTCGGCGAAGGCCGCGCCCGCCCTGGACTGGAAGCCGTGCACCGAGGGCGCCACCGCTCAGTGCTCCACGTTGACCGTGCCGCTGGACCGGGCGAACTCCAGCGGGAAGATCGAACTGGCGGTGTCCCGCGCCCCCGCGCGCGATCCCGGGCGGCGGCTCGGGGTGCTGATGTTCAACCCCGGTGGCCCCGGCACGGGCACCGCGGACCTGGTGGCGAACCAACCGCAGACGTTCTTTCCCACCGAGATCCTGGATCGGTTCGACGTGATCGGAGTCGATTTCCGGGGAACCGGGAAATCGACGCCGGTCCAGTGCGCTCTGCCCGCGCACGATCCCCTTGTCGACCGCTTTCCCACGATCGCGCCGGGCGTGGCGAAACTGGTCGGGTCCAACGCCGCCTTCGCGGAGTCCTGCGTGGCCAAGACCGGGCCGGTGATGGCCCACCTGGACACCGCGACCATCGCGCGCGATCTGGACGCGCTGCGGGAAGCCTTGGGCGAGAAGCAGATCAGCTATCTCGGCATCTCCTACGGCACCATGCTCGGCCAGGCTTACGCGGAACTCTTCCCGCACCGGCTGCGCGCGCTGGCGCTCGACGGCGTGGTCGACCGCTCGTTGCCGACCGCGCAGCTGCTGCGGGACAACGCCGAAGCGACCCGGGACGGGTGGACGTACTTCGTGGACTGGTGCGCTCGCGAGGCTTCCTGTGCGCTGCACGGGAAGGACGTGCGGCAGGTCCTGCGCGACGTGCTCGCGCGGGCGGACCGCGGTGAACTGAAGGACGGGGACAAAGCCGTGACCGCGCGCGAGGTGCAGGCGAACGTGACCGCCTCGCTGAACCTCGCCGGTCTGCTGCCCGCGTTGGCGAAGGGGCTGCTGGCCGCGTCGACCGGCGACGGCACCCAGGTCAGCAAGGGCATGTTCAGCCTGCCGAGCTACGCCTCGTACCGGTCGATCATCTGCCAGGACGTCCCGGCCCGGTTCGACCTGCCCGCGGCGGTGCGCGAGTCACGCGCCCTGAACCCCGACCTCGGCGGGTACTCGGAGTTCTGGGACATCGCCTCGGGCTGCGTCGGCTGGACCCAGCCGACGCGGTGGCACCCGCACCCCTGGCGCGCCGCGCCCCGGTCGACGCTGCTGGTCTCGGGCGAGCACGACGTGGCGACTCCGCGCGTGTGGGCGGAGAACGCGCACCGGCAGATCCCGGGCAGCCACCTGCTGACGTGGCGGGGCCTCGGGCACAGCACCTGGACCGGGAACAACCGCTGCGCCCACCTGGCGATCAGGAACTACCTGCTCACCCTCGCCGCGCCCACCGCGCAGTGCTGA
- the tesB gene encoding acyl-CoA thioesterase II — MTEVARAAAADPAGASSAVPVPLAADGVPHGQPVLDRLVALLDLERIEENIFRGVSPEASPVRVFGGQVAGQALVAAGRTVPAERGVHSLHSYFIRAGDPSIPIVYEVDRIRDGRSFTTRRVVAVQRGKAIFALSASFQTAEEGLDHGDEMPEVPDPESLPTYGEFVQPYKDKLGPWAKLPRPIEIRHVTTPPWLTGEPGPARSQVWMKADGRVPDENLLHVCLLAYMSDMTLLDSVLARHGVYWGDVIGASLDHAMWFHRPFRADEWVLYDSESPSASGGRGLANGRFFARDGRLIATVVQEGLLRPVRR; from the coding sequence GTGACCGAAGTCGCCAGAGCCGCGGCGGCCGACCCCGCGGGGGCCTCCTCCGCCGTCCCGGTCCCGCTGGCCGCCGACGGCGTCCCGCACGGCCAGCCCGTGCTCGACCGCCTGGTCGCGCTGCTGGACCTGGAGCGGATCGAGGAGAACATCTTCCGCGGGGTCAGCCCCGAGGCGTCGCCGGTGCGCGTCTTCGGCGGCCAGGTCGCCGGTCAGGCCCTGGTCGCCGCGGGCCGCACCGTGCCGGCCGAGCGCGGGGTGCACTCGCTGCACTCCTACTTCATCCGCGCCGGGGACCCGAGCATCCCGATCGTCTACGAGGTGGACCGCATCCGGGACGGCCGCTCCTTCACCACCCGCCGCGTGGTGGCGGTCCAGCGGGGCAAGGCGATCTTCGCGTTGTCGGCGTCGTTCCAGACCGCGGAGGAGGGGCTGGACCACGGCGACGAGATGCCGGAGGTGCCGGACCCCGAGTCGCTGCCGACCTACGGCGAGTTCGTCCAGCCGTACAAGGACAAGCTCGGTCCGTGGGCCAAGCTGCCCCGGCCGATCGAGATCCGGCACGTGACCACCCCGCCGTGGCTGACCGGGGAGCCCGGCCCCGCCCGCAGCCAGGTGTGGATGAAGGCGGACGGCCGCGTCCCGGACGAGAACCTGCTGCACGTGTGCCTGCTGGCGTACATGTCGGACATGACGCTGCTGGACTCGGTCCTGGCGCGGCACGGCGTGTACTGGGGCGATGTCATCGGCGCGAGCCTGGACCACGCGATGTGGTTCCACCGCCCGTTCCGGGCCGACGAGTGGGTCCTCTACGACTCGGAGTCGCCCAGCGCCTCCGGCGGGCGGGGCCTGGCCAACGGCCGGTTCTTCGCCAGGGACGGCCGCCTCATCGCGACAGTGGTCCAGGAGGGCCTGCTCCGCCCGGTCCGCCGCTGA
- the pyk gene encoding pyruvate kinase: MSRRAKIVCTLGPATATPEKLRDLVEAGMDVARLNFSHGSHADHKQVYDMVRQAADASGRAVGILADLQGPKIRLGRFANGPVMWETGDRVRITVEDVPGTHDRVSTTYKGLANDAKPGDRMLVDDGNVGLTVVAVEGPDVVCDVTEGGKVSDNKGLSLPGMDVSVPALSDKDIEDLEFALSLRVDIIALSFVRSPADIDLVHQVMDRVGNGRLPVVAKLEKPEAVDNLEAIVLAFDGIMVARGDLGVELPLEYVPVVQKRAIQIARENAKPVIVATQMLESMIGNSRPTRAEASDVANAVLDGTDAVMLSGETSVGRYPIDVVKTMSRIVEVAETEITPDAVPPLSHVPRTKRGVISYAARDIGERLNAKALVAFTQSGDTVRRLARLHTPLPLLAFTPEPEVRSQLAMSWGVETFLVPEVGSTDQMIQQVDHSMLAMTGRYQPGDLVVIVAGSPPGTVGSTNLIRVHRLGEEDHA; this comes from the coding sequence GTGAGCCGACGTGCGAAGATCGTTTGTACCCTCGGTCCGGCGACCGCGACCCCGGAGAAGCTCCGTGACCTGGTCGAAGCCGGCATGGACGTGGCGCGGCTGAACTTCAGCCACGGCAGCCACGCCGACCACAAGCAGGTCTACGACATGGTCCGCCAGGCCGCCGACGCCTCCGGACGCGCGGTGGGCATCCTGGCCGACCTGCAGGGCCCCAAGATCCGCCTCGGCCGGTTCGCCAACGGACCGGTGATGTGGGAGACCGGTGACCGCGTGCGGATCACCGTCGAGGACGTGCCCGGCACCCACGACCGGGTCTCCACCACGTACAAGGGCCTGGCCAACGACGCCAAGCCGGGCGACCGCATGCTGGTCGACGACGGCAACGTGGGCCTGACCGTGGTGGCCGTCGAGGGCCCCGACGTGGTCTGCGACGTGACCGAGGGCGGCAAGGTCAGCGACAACAAGGGCCTGTCCCTGCCCGGGATGGACGTCTCCGTCCCCGCCCTGTCCGACAAGGACATCGAGGACCTCGAGTTCGCCCTGAGCCTGCGGGTGGACATCATCGCCCTGTCCTTCGTCCGGTCCCCCGCCGACATCGACCTGGTGCACCAGGTGATGGACCGGGTGGGCAACGGCAGGCTGCCGGTGGTCGCGAAGCTGGAGAAGCCCGAGGCCGTGGACAACCTGGAGGCCATCGTGCTGGCCTTCGACGGGATCATGGTCGCCCGCGGCGACCTGGGCGTGGAGCTGCCGCTGGAGTACGTGCCGGTGGTGCAGAAGCGGGCCATCCAGATCGCCCGCGAGAACGCCAAGCCGGTGATCGTGGCGACCCAGATGCTGGAGTCGATGATCGGCAACTCCCGGCCGACCCGCGCCGAGGCCTCCGACGTGGCCAACGCGGTGCTCGACGGCACCGACGCGGTGATGCTCTCCGGCGAGACCAGCGTGGGCCGTTACCCGATCGACGTGGTCAAGACGATGAGCCGGATCGTCGAGGTGGCCGAAACCGAGATCACCCCCGACGCCGTGCCGCCGCTGTCGCACGTGCCCAGGACCAAGCGCGGGGTGATCTCCTACGCCGCCCGCGACATCGGCGAGCGGCTCAACGCCAAGGCCCTGGTCGCCTTCACCCAGTCCGGCGACACGGTGCGCAGGCTGGCCCGGCTGCACACGCCGCTGCCGCTGCTGGCCTTCACCCCCGAGCCCGAGGTGCGCAGCCAGCTCGCGATGAGCTGGGGCGTCGAGACCTTCCTGGTGCCCGAGGTCGGCTCGACCGACCAGATGATCCAGCAGGTCGACCACTCGATGCTGGCCATGACCGGCCGCTACCAGCCGGGCGACCTTGTGGTCATCGTCGCAGGCTCCCCGCCGGGGACGGTCGGCTCGACTAACCTCATCCGGGTACACCGTCTGGGTGAAGAAGACCACGCCTGA
- a CDS encoding VanZ family protein, with product MSLRVLPFVTAVLLSVVILFMPRSGVPLAPPGVDKVVHFGLFCLLAVTGLIARLRLLPLAIGLFLYAVASEVLQATLPVDRTFEVVDILTDWAGLAAGTLLHAWASSARGRALRRRYLRRQADEEA from the coding sequence GTGAGCCTTCGCGTTCTGCCCTTCGTCACCGCGGTGTTGCTGAGCGTAGTCATCCTGTTCATGCCGAGATCCGGCGTCCCGCTCGCGCCGCCCGGCGTGGACAAGGTCGTGCACTTCGGCCTGTTCTGCCTGCTCGCGGTCACCGGTCTGATCGCGAGGCTGCGGCTGTTGCCGCTGGCCATCGGCCTGTTCCTGTACGCGGTGGCCTCGGAGGTCCTGCAGGCGACGCTGCCCGTCGACCGGACCTTCGAGGTGGTGGACATCCTCACCGACTGGGCCGGGCTCGCGGCCGGGACGCTGCTGCACGCCTGGGCCAGCTCGGCCCGCGGCCGTGCGCTGCGCCGCCGTTACCTCCGCCGCCAGGCCGACGAGGAAGCCTGA
- a CDS encoding DUF2461 domain-containing protein, whose product MVFGGFGEHAIDFFDDLEADNSKAFWTDNKRTYDEDVRAPMEALLAELEPEFGPGKVFRPYRDVRFSKDKTPYKTHCGGVVEQGRGGGAFYVQISPAGLLVGGGSFAMAADQLARYRTAIDDDRRGEAFRQLLRKLERKGWEVRGERLKTRPRGYDPEHPRIELLKHRSIYVVREWEPDDVLHERACLDRVRKAWRELVDVNAWAADHVGVSETRF is encoded by the coding sequence ATGGTTTTCGGCGGGTTCGGCGAACACGCGATCGACTTCTTCGACGACCTGGAGGCGGACAACTCCAAGGCGTTCTGGACGGACAACAAGCGGACCTACGACGAGGACGTGCGCGCCCCGATGGAGGCGCTGCTGGCCGAGCTGGAGCCGGAGTTCGGGCCTGGCAAGGTCTTCCGCCCGTACCGCGACGTGCGCTTCAGCAAGGACAAGACGCCCTACAAGACCCACTGCGGCGGCGTGGTCGAGCAGGGGCGCGGCGGCGGGGCCTTCTACGTGCAGATCAGCCCGGCGGGCCTGCTCGTCGGCGGCGGCTCGTTCGCGATGGCCGCCGACCAGCTCGCGCGCTACCGCACCGCGATCGACGACGACCGCAGGGGCGAGGCGTTCCGGCAGCTGCTGCGCAAGCTCGAACGCAAGGGCTGGGAGGTCAGGGGCGAGCGCCTCAAGACCCGCCCGCGCGGCTACGACCCCGAGCACCCGCGGATCGAGCTGCTCAAGCACCGCTCGATCTACGTGGTGCGCGAATGGGAGCCGGACGACGTCCTGCACGAGCGCGCGTGCCTGGACCGGGTGCGCAAGGCCTGGCGCGAGCTGGTCGACGTCAACGCGTGGGCCGCCGACCACGTCGGGGTCAGCGAAACCCGCTTCTAG